One Solibacillus sp. R5-41 DNA segment encodes these proteins:
- a CDS encoding 23S rRNA methyltransferase produces MRNFLTICGLLFLSLLLAGCTQALGDIKNAAAGINSKANEAATSISLDVHSVRAVEIQFDHQTFTINDLFKSILRDVQWHYEKKDDQNELKITGTWNENGLFASHNFDDTMKKQLTVNGHIEVILSFENNVLNEEKTVISMYLHQEKLVEQHGKDDLHALYALYLENIPE; encoded by the coding sequence ATGCGAAATTTCCTTACAATTTGCGGCCTGCTTTTTTTATCATTATTGTTAGCAGGCTGTACTCAAGCACTTGGCGATATTAAAAATGCGGCGGCCGGCATCAACTCTAAAGCTAATGAAGCGGCAACATCGATTTCATTAGATGTTCATTCCGTTCGCGCCGTTGAAATCCAATTTGATCATCAAACATTTACAATTAACGACCTTTTTAAAAGTATTTTACGTGATGTACAGTGGCATTATGAAAAAAAAGACGATCAAAATGAATTAAAAATTACGGGTACGTGGAACGAAAATGGTCTTTTTGCAAGCCACAATTTTGATGACACAATGAAAAAACAGCTTACTGTAAACGGGCATATCGAAGTGATTTTATCTTTTGAAAATAACGTGTTGAACGAGGAGAAGACTGTAATCAGCATGTATTTACATCAGGAGAAACTCGTTGAGCAACACGGAAAAGATGATTTACATGCACTTTATGCTCTTTATTTAGAAAATATCCCCGAATAA
- a CDS encoding M55 family metallopeptidase has product MKVYISADIEGITGTTHWNETELNLADYHYFQKQMTKEVLAAIEGAVAGGATEILLKDAHDSARNILLEDLPENVKIIRGWTMDPMCMVAGLDATFDRAIFIGYHSEGGSERNPLAHTLSMIADVKINGQYASEFMINTYAAALHKVPVAFVSGDQALTEHIAKINDQIVTYATKDGIGSATINVSPQKTLKETKNLIEQAMHVEREKIQVELPAKFELELIYKDHIKAYRNSFYPGAKFKAHNIVLFETTDFYEVLRILQFLT; this is encoded by the coding sequence ATGAAAGTATACATTAGTGCAGATATTGAAGGGATTACAGGTACGACACATTGGAATGAAACGGAGTTAAACTTAGCGGATTATCATTATTTTCAAAAGCAAATGACAAAGGAAGTACTTGCTGCAATTGAAGGTGCGGTTGCAGGGGGCGCGACGGAAATTTTACTAAAAGATGCGCATGATTCAGCACGCAATATTCTTTTAGAGGATTTACCTGAAAACGTTAAAATCATTCGTGGTTGGACAATGGATCCGATGTGCATGGTCGCAGGATTAGATGCAACATTTGATCGCGCTATTTTCATTGGGTACCACAGTGAGGGAGGTAGCGAACGCAATCCATTAGCACACACATTAAGCATGATTGCTGATGTGAAAATTAATGGGCAGTATGCAAGTGAATTTATGATTAATACATATGCTGCCGCACTCCATAAAGTACCGGTTGCCTTTGTCAGTGGGGATCAGGCATTAACAGAGCATATTGCAAAAATAAATGACCAAATTGTCACATATGCAACAAAGGATGGAATTGGCTCGGCTACGATTAATGTAAGCCCACAAAAAACTTTAAAAGAAACAAAGAACTTAATCGAACAAGCAATGCATGTGGAACGTGAAAAAATCCAAGTAGAGCTTCCAGCGAAATTTGAACTTGAACTTATTTACAAAGATCATATTAAAGCGTATCGCAATTCATTTTATCCAGGTGCAAAATTTAAAGCACATAATATCGTGTTATTTGAAACAACTGATTTTTATGAAGTTTTACGAATTTTACAGTTTTTAACTTAA
- a CDS encoding P1 family peptidase, protein MKVSEYGIKIGQLKPGNKNCITDVAGVKVGHVTLDHPINENGDVACTGVTAILPHGGNLFRQKVTAASYVLNGFGKTTGLVQVNELGVIESPIMLTNTFGVPAVTQGTLNYLLSQNEEIGLTTGTVNIVVGECNDSYLNSIRHCPVTPEHAMEAIKCAMEETAEEGAVGAGKGMICFGYKGGIGSSSRVVALEDSSESYTIGCLVLSNFGTSSEFLKEHYKKNSTQENSTIAPTDGSIMIVLATDAPLSSRQLKRVIKRCGIGLGRTGSHFSNGSGDIVIGFTTAHEIPHQIAEHIESRVQIREDHPIMNQLFTAAAEATEEAIINSLAQAKTTIGRHGNQVEQFIFE, encoded by the coding sequence ATGAAGGTAAGTGAGTATGGTATAAAAATTGGGCAGCTAAAGCCCGGGAATAAGAATTGCATTACAGACGTAGCTGGTGTAAAGGTTGGTCATGTCACTTTAGATCATCCGATTAATGAAAATGGTGATGTTGCTTGTACAGGTGTCACGGCGATATTGCCACATGGTGGAAATTTGTTTCGTCAAAAAGTAACGGCAGCGAGTTATGTTTTGAATGGTTTTGGAAAAACAACGGGGCTCGTGCAAGTGAATGAGCTGGGCGTAATTGAGTCACCGATTATGTTAACGAATACATTTGGAGTGCCTGCTGTAACTCAAGGAACGCTCAATTATTTATTAAGTCAAAATGAAGAAATTGGGTTAACAACCGGCACAGTCAATATAGTAGTAGGGGAATGTAATGATAGTTATTTAAATTCCATTCGCCATTGCCCCGTGACCCCAGAGCACGCGATGGAAGCAATCAAATGTGCAATGGAAGAAACGGCAGAAGAAGGAGCAGTAGGAGCAGGGAAAGGAATGATTTGCTTTGGCTATAAAGGGGGAATTGGCTCATCTTCTCGTGTGGTTGCACTAGAAGATAGCAGTGAATCTTATACAATTGGTTGCCTTGTACTGAGTAATTTCGGTACGAGTAGTGAATTTTTGAAAGAACACTATAAGAAAAATTCAACACAAGAAAATTCTACCATTGCACCTACAGATGGGTCGATAATGATCGTACTTGCAACGGATGCACCACTAAGTAGTCGACAACTGAAGCGTGTTATAAAACGTTGTGGTATCGGGCTTGGACGAACAGGTAGTCATTTTTCTAATGGTAGTGGTGATATTGTCATCGGCTTTACCACGGCACATGAAATCCCACATCAAATAGCAGAGCACATTGAATCTCGTGTGCAAATCCGGGAAGATCACCCGATTATGAATCAATTATTTACGGCGGCAGCCGAAGCGACAGAAGAAGCCATCATCAATTCGTTAGCACAAGCCAAAACAACAATTGGGCGCCACGGAAATCAAGTCGAACAATTTATTTTTGAATAA
- a CDS encoding M15 family metallopeptidase: protein MRCTTISENLLKPIQHLHSADKKPVIKETREPLVALKSIKNRLFIRSSYYDQKIPNSLQSIYLRQGVTERLNQALAELPKSYSFIVYDGYRPLQVQQFLFDQVQQEIALTNPSWSEQEVQKETLKYVAYPSIEEGYPAPHLTGGAVDLTLGDSFGNPLDLGTAFDETNSKSATAYFETNADENPEAFKNRRLLFNCMTSAGFKNYSEEWWHYDFGNVTWARKAHEPAAFYGAIIATIEKNELKEYRYK from the coding sequence ATGAGGTGCACAACAATTTCAGAAAATTTATTAAAACCAATACAACATCTACATTCAGCTGATAAAAAACCAGTCATTAAGGAAACACGAGAACCGTTAGTTGCGTTGAAGTCGATAAAAAATCGATTATTTATTCGATCCAGCTATTATGATCAAAAAATACCGAATAGTTTACAATCAATTTATTTACGCCAAGGTGTAACGGAGCGATTAAATCAGGCATTAGCTGAGTTACCCAAATCCTATAGCTTCATCGTGTATGACGGCTATCGACCTTTACAAGTTCAACAGTTTTTATTTGATCAAGTGCAGCAAGAAATTGCCTTGACCAATCCTAGTTGGAGCGAACAAGAAGTACAAAAAGAAACATTAAAATATGTGGCCTATCCAAGCATTGAAGAAGGCTACCCGGCACCCCATTTAACGGGAGGGGCCGTTGATTTAACGTTGGGTGATTCATTCGGAAACCCACTCGACTTAGGGACAGCCTTTGATGAAACAAACTCGAAATCTGCAACAGCTTATTTTGAGACAAATGCTGATGAAAATCCGGAAGCATTCAAAAATCGCAGACTGCTGTTTAATTGCATGACTAGTGCAGGCTTTAAAAATTATTCAGAGGAATGGTGGCATTATGATTTTGGAAATGTGACGTGGGCAAGGAAAGCACATGAACCGGCAGCCTTTTACGGAGCCATCATTGCGACGATTGAAAAAAACGAATTAAAGGAGTATCGATACAAATGA
- a CDS encoding dipeptide epimerase, with amino-acid sequence MKITKIKVGIVEAPLITPFKTALRTVHTIKNVAVHIYTDDGQVGMGEAAPTVVITGETLASITHAIEHVFAPIIIGMEIEELASILDRIEHSLYKNTSAKAAVDMALYDLWAKKYKAPLYQILGGFRQQLTTDITISVNDSEEMVRDSLQAVHRGFSILKVKVGKDAQTDVDRVVAIRKAVGPDVVLRVDANQGWTPKEAVRIIGQLEDKGVNIELVEQPVHYSDLSGMHYVTNHTRTPILADESVFSPKEALSLIHMRAADLINIKLMKTGGIFQAQKLCNIAEASGIECMIGCMLETKISVSAAAHFAAANKNITMVDLDGPSLCVEDPVDGGPIFEGEKIQMTDQPGLGFLIETL; translated from the coding sequence ATGAAAATTACAAAAATAAAAGTCGGCATAGTGGAAGCACCACTCATCACACCATTTAAAACCGCGTTACGTACCGTGCATACAATAAAAAACGTTGCGGTGCATATTTACACGGATGATGGGCAAGTAGGTATGGGGGAAGCAGCTCCGACCGTGGTCATTACGGGAGAAACGCTTGCATCGATTACACATGCAATTGAGCATGTTTTTGCACCGATCATTATCGGAATGGAAATTGAAGAACTAGCTAGCATATTGGACCGCATAGAGCATAGCCTATATAAAAATACGAGTGCAAAGGCAGCGGTAGATATGGCACTTTATGATTTATGGGCAAAAAAATATAAAGCACCACTTTACCAAATATTAGGTGGGTTTCGCCAGCAATTGACGACGGATATTACGATTAGTGTTAATGATAGCGAAGAAATGGTACGAGATAGCTTACAAGCCGTACATCGTGGTTTTTCAATATTAAAAGTAAAGGTCGGAAAAGATGCACAAACGGATGTGGATCGTGTTGTTGCGATTCGAAAAGCCGTTGGACCGGATGTCGTTTTACGGGTAGATGCAAACCAAGGATGGACGCCAAAGGAAGCGGTTCGAATTATCGGTCAGCTGGAGGATAAAGGAGTCAATATTGAGTTGGTAGAGCAGCCTGTTCATTACAGTGATCTATCGGGCATGCACTATGTAACAAATCATACGCGAACACCTATATTAGCGGATGAGAGTGTTTTTTCACCAAAGGAAGCACTGTCACTCATCCACATGCGTGCTGCGGATTTAATCAATATTAAGCTAATGAAAACCGGGGGTATCTTTCAAGCGCAAAAGCTATGTAATATTGCAGAAGCGAGTGGGATAGAATGCATGATTGGATGCATGCTGGAAACGAAAATTAGTGTTAGTGCCGCAGCTCATTTTGCAGCGGCAAACAAAAATATCACAATGGTGGATTTAGATGGACCGAGTCTTTGTGTTGAAGATCCAGTTGATGGCGGACCGATTTTTGAAGGCGAAAAAATTCAAATGACCGATCAGCCAGGATTAGGGTTTTTAATAGAAACTTTGTAA